From Rhodoferax sp. AJA081-3, the proteins below share one genomic window:
- a CDS encoding response regulator — translation MSLRAPVTRVLLVEDEEPIRRFLVTTLEAEGYEVFEAANALEGETLAGNRRIDVFLVDLGLPDRDGVDLIRQLRTWTQRPILVLSARSQERQKVDALDAGADDYLSKPFGVDELHARLRVALRHAAQTTRAGASTLRIGDVRIDLETKTVYRAGLVVRLTATEWRLLEALAKRADRVVTSRQLLHEVWGPGYAEQGHYLRIYIRQLRQKLEVQPASPVLLLTETSVGYRLLVQSDGMPLRSAASS, via the coding sequence ATGTCATTGCGCGCGCCGGTCACACGGGTACTGCTGGTGGAAGATGAGGAACCGATCCGCCGTTTTCTTGTGACCACGCTGGAGGCGGAGGGGTACGAGGTCTTCGAAGCTGCCAATGCGCTGGAAGGCGAGACCCTTGCCGGAAACAGGCGAATCGATGTCTTCCTGGTTGATCTGGGGTTGCCCGACCGCGACGGGGTTGATCTGATACGCCAGTTGCGCACCTGGACGCAGCGACCCATCCTGGTGTTGTCTGCGCGGTCGCAGGAACGGCAGAAAGTCGATGCTTTAGACGCTGGCGCCGACGACTACCTGAGCAAACCTTTTGGAGTTGATGAATTGCATGCCCGTCTCCGCGTGGCTTTGCGCCATGCCGCCCAGACGACGCGGGCGGGCGCATCGACACTGCGCATTGGTGATGTGCGCATCGATCTGGAAACCAAAACGGTCTATCGCGCCGGGCTGGTGGTTCGCCTGACGGCCACGGAGTGGCGATTGCTGGAAGCGCTGGCCAAACGCGCAGATCGGGTGGTGACCTCGCGCCAGCTCTTGCATGAAGTCTGGGGCCCTGGGTATGCAGAGCAAGGTCACTACCTGCGTATCTATATACGCCAGTTGCGGCAGAAGCTGGAGGTGCAACCGGCCAGCCCAGTTCTGTTGCTG